The region tgtgtgactctgttcAATCTTAACTTTTAACCCTAAcctcatttatttttcttcaatgATATTGTGTGGAGGGTGTCGTGATGTTGTATGGGAGCAACAAACCTTATACTAGGATTAAAAACTAATTTACTTATTTATGCTTCTTAAGATACTATTATGGTGTATTGAACTCATGGTAGTGTAGAATTCTGTAGTTGTGCGTAAATTGTAAATTAGTTTGGTTTTTCAAATCATTTCTTTCTAAAAGTGTAATATATTTTTGGCATTTTAGAGAGAAAAAGGGGGATATGGTGGGAGAAGCTTTTACTTTACACTTTTTCATTTATTCTGAACTGATATGTGAATGAAATATAATGCAGGAAAGTTTAATCAGTTGGTTTACAATTATCCCATTCGAATCCCAGAAAGGTTTTCGCTTGTTATCCGTTCTTTATTGACTCAAGAAGGCATCTGCTTTACTCTTAAGCCTGACTTCAAATTTCTTGAGGTACAAGCTCCCATATTTCTGACTTGTACTGATTTCATGTTGATTTAATTGCTGCATGGAACTTATTTAAAGAAAGCAACTTTTTCTCTTCTGAAAATAGTGTTGCTTTAGAAGAATGAAAATTGTATTATAATGCGAATCAGAAGTGAAAAACTTCTAAAAAATTTGCTATATGACACATGTTTTTTTATTGTAAATAAATGAGTTTGGGCAACAGTCATAATTGTTCCTTTTCTAGGATACCTTATTTTTTCGTACAATATTTAACATGGGCATTTGAAATAGGTTGCCTATCCTTATGTGGCAAAGCGACTGTTAACAGATCCAAATCCAGCTCTACGTGAGCGGCTCATACAGGTTAGTAATGCTGTGCATATAACTTGTATTCTGTATAATTTACaatcacaaaataaataaaacccattCTTGGTCAATGTCAAATATCATATATGAATGTTATAATGGTAGGTTTCCCTTGTTGAGGAAGAAAACTTGTAGGTGGGGATGAAGGGTTCACCATGGGTTTCCATGGTGCCATACTGCCATGATGTAATGCTAGTTTTACCCACTATATTTATATTCATATGCATAGGACACTGCTTTGTAACGTCATTGGAGATGAAGCCAATAAGAAGTCATGAGCTTAATAtttattagaatttgggttaggctAACTCTACCCAAAAAGCTAGTTTAGAGGTGATGATTGTCTTCCCATATTTGAGGGCTATCTTGGTCGTATCTCTAGTCTATGTGGTACTTCTAACAGACCCCCTCACGCATAGGGTTGGACTTTTGGAGCGTGTAAATTGCAGGACTGGACATCTGCGGGGGGACCCATATATGAGACAAAACCCTGATACCAATGGAGTTGTGGACATCCAAACAATATTGAGTACGTGAATTTAAAAGGCTATTTttttaggcctaactctaccccaaaagctagcttagaggtGAGGAGTGTCTTCCCATATATAAGGGCTATCTTTGCTATATCTCTAGTTAAGGGCTATCTAGTTAATGTGGGACTCCGAATAATATTCAAGCAGATGGCTAGATTTGTACACAATGGCATCTTGCCTTTTGATGTCTCAAGACCATTACTTGTATCTTCAGTTGTGTGTAGTCTCTCCTTTGTCATCCCTTTCTTAACATTTTAAACATGGGGGTGCACAATTTAGTCAGGTGCTAGAAACCTAGAAGCTTGATTTGCAGGAAAGGTCCTTCtattttctctcttcctctGCCCGCTAGGTTAAAGCACCAAGTCCAAGTGGTCTCTTACCTAAGTGAAATTTTCAGTAGACTTCCTGCCAATGATCAATCCGAAGAATATTTCTGATTATTTTTTTCAAGACTTTCGGTCATCCTAACTCATGCTTGCAATGTTAACATATATATTGCTCCTCATTTAATATACTTTACTATTTGTTATAGGTTCTGTTCAAAGATGGTCTTTTTCAATGGAAACGGCTTGAAAATCTTATTGTTCTTGCAAAGGAAAATGTGACCAAGATGAGCAGCAATCCAGCGTTGCAAGTGAAGAGCACGTCTGTATTTTATTAAACTGCATTGCATGCGATCAAATACAAAAACATACTCACTAGATGCTCATCTATACAGGCAAAACCAGAGGGACCggaaagttgaaagaaaattgGACCTCACAGACACAATCAAAGATGGAGCTCGCCTTTTCTTCATTGATGAAGGAATACGTAGACAGCTTCTTCTCGCTTTGACGGAAGACTCCAAGCTTCATATTGAAGAGGTTTGTCATGATTATACCTATGCCCCTTTCCTCTCCCACAAAGCCCATAATCTTGTGTTGGAAAATTCTGACAGAGAGTCTATGGGCTATGTCTAACCCTAACTCTTAACATAATCCTTATCGCTATCatacttctaagttctaacaatGTATTCTTTACAGCTTGTCGACGTGTATAGGTTGGTTGAAGATCAGATAGACATGCCCACAGTGGCTCTAGAAGTAGCTAGAGGTAAAGCTCCTGTGAACCCTGAATTTGTCTTAGTTCAATAGCTATCTGCCATGACTGCATAACGGCAAGAAGAAAACTAAATACAAATGTATATTTTTGCTGCAGACTTACCAACGGTTGTCAGGGATCTCCTACTTTCATGGAGTCAGTCAGTCTTATCCGATAGATAGAAGCTAAATCTTTGGACAGTGCATTGGAAATGCAGATATTGTTTCGGTCAGATGAGTatacttttgttttttttgaaactcagaTGAGTATACTTAACACCACATGTTATATATTTCCTCGTTAATTATTTATATTGGGGAGATTTATATGAAATTGTATATGGCTGCCACACTCTGTAACTAAAGGAAATAACTACTACATTGTATAGGAGACACATTTTGCCTCAGTAAATATTAAGTTGAATGTATCATAGGGAGATCCCAATAGTTCATTTACACAAAACCGTGACCTTCATTCAACGTTATTTATTGTACAAATCCAACTCTTATTAGTTATTTAAACCTTTCTGCTGCTGCTCATTGATAGGTCACGCGTCTGTATATTGAATTTGCAAATAAAAACATTTATGTAACCTTAACTATGTTTATGGCTTTATAGGGATTTTCCCTTTCACTACACCCTTTGGCAAGCATTTTGTGATCTTGGActgtattttgtttttttttttttaaattgtcaTGAATTCTAAAGCTCCAGGGTGCGAAACTTTCTGCCTCTCGAGGCTGAGCCAAGAGCAAAATCTTTCACTTCAAAATTTGATTTTGCATGTCACCATATTAGCTGCATAATAGGAGGCATTACTGTGTTTTCATATTCTAATTTCTTTCACGAATTGCTTTTTCCACATCCCCAAATTAATATCTGAAaaaaatctcttctcaaaatatcCTTGTTGAACTCTTTGGAGTTAGATTTTTCGCGATTTTCTTATGCTTCCTGAATTTCAACTTGGAAAGATTAGGAAGTGTAAATTATTTTGCCTCCAGAAATTCAATAGCGGAAAAAGCCACGATATTTAGGATCAACATGTGTTGTATGAGCTAAGGTTAATGTAATGCCTATTACTATCAGCTTAAACTAAAAATTCTCTGAATTTCCTTTACTTTCCCGTATGTTGCATTTAATTTCACTTTAAGCCTTTATCTATTCCATTTATCTTTATCATTTAGCCGTTATATCAATTAAGTCTGTTGCTTTATCCTACTTCTATCCAAACTTCTCAATAGTACTAGTAATTAAGAGTTCATTGATGTTGcatcagaaaaaaaataagaattcaTTGAATTGTCTTAGGAATTTACATGGGGGACAAATTATCTTCCTCCGGCAATCGTTTGATTAAGAAAATCAACTAAATTGGTTATCTAGCCAAATTCCATGGGTTGAGTCCCTTACAAAATATTGTGACGTTGTACTTTCACTTTGTTCCAGTGATGATCCAGACAATTAGAGTCGTGGGGGCATATACACACACTCTACATAATCGTGTAattctaaaatataaaaatttagtgAGAGCAATTAGtacattttatatatataatgttaaGTTATATAAAACACTTGTGAGCTATTAGCACATTTTATACATATGATCttcattaatttcaaaatttttgtGGGGGCACTTGACCCATGGCATTGTGAATGGATCCGTTCCTGCTTTGTTCAACTTGTCTTTCGTAGCTCACGTGATACAATATAGTTCTTCAAGCTACTTTTCACCTAggcattcttcatcttcttcagaaaACCATACTTGCTTCCTTGAGAGTATGAACAACGACTCTTTTGTTGATTGGTCAATGATTATGGGACGATGCTTTCTTCAAACCAGATTTATGCTCTTAATATGATAGGGAGTATGGAGAATAAGTTCATTGAAAAGTCAAGACATAAGATCTTTTAGTGAAATTTATGCATTTCATGGTAAAACAGTAAAGAACGTTGTTATTActcaaaatatgaaattagaGAATCAGAAATCTAACATTTGAACTTTACATTCTTTACCCTTTTATCTTAAAAAGTTGTAATCATACAAAAGGGAAAGATTGATAAGTTTAAATGTTAGATACCTATCTAATTAATCTCATATTTTGAGTGATAACAATGTTTTCGAATATATTGTTGTACAATCTAATTGAGATACAAAAATTTCTCTAAACTCAATTGTCTAAAATTTTCAGGGAAACATATGACTCGTTCTACTAACGTCTAAACATCATAAGTCAAGTATGAAGAAAGTAATGTCGAGTGAGTTGACTAGTCAACAAAAGAACTTGTCGTCTATGTCCTTGAGGATATAAGCATATCTGACAAAGCTTCACTGTCTAAAGCCTATGTGGAAATTGCTAAAGAACTCAAAGTGCATCACGTGAACTACAAAAGACAATTTGAATAAAGTGAAAGTACAATGTTGTCATACACGTCACATCAAACAACTATCTACCAACTACAAACTTTCACTCAAAGAGGAATGATCCACTCCATAAAGCTTCTACCTACTTTTTGAGTCATATTTCAGGAAATATCTTTGACCAAAATACATCGAACatgaaaaatcattaaatgcaaAACAAATAGTTGTTTAAACTTTGGATGGTCAACTAACGGAGTAGTACATAAGATACAATGTCTTTTGAACTAAAAAAAGAGTATAAGAGCTCGTTTGGTACgctgtattaggcatgatagtataagcttatacaatacattatggacaTATCAATTGTTTGGTggtcacattgtattgtataagcttatacatcaatctcctcttatacatcaaaatgatggattatttaatccaccctataAATGATGGATAATGTATGATAAGAGTGCAATGTATAAGCTATTTGAATATCTTTAATCAACCGTCACCacaatcaccctccaccaccacagcctccaccactaccaccaccaccactgtcaccaccgCCGTCGCCACCACCGTTGATgtcaccacaaccaccctccaccatcgtcgccgccaccacatcaatcctccacaaccaccacctccaccactaccacaaccattaccaccaccgtcgccgccaccaccaccaccaccactatcgcCGCCACTACaatcaccctccaccatcacTACCTTCTCTATTACCACcccactgccgccaccaccaccaccatcgtcgccgccaccaccaccacgctgtagtcatcgttatcgccacttctaccactaccaccaccctccaccatcaccgccactgctaccaccaccaccaccactgtcgccaccGCCATGCTCCACAACTGGCACCATCATTGATACCTTCATACCTCCACTGTCACCGcccccaccctccaccatcactGTCACCACCACAGCCATCatcgccactactaccaccatCGGCGAAGCCTCCATCATCCACCACCACTGCAACCATTatcaccttccaataccaccactaccacaccaTCAGTGTCACCACCAAATTATACAATGCAAGATCAAAcgctgtatagtattaaaattttattaggcCTTATCCTATCAGCCTAATACAATCAGACCTTATACTATCAAGTCTTATACTATACAGcgtaccaaacgggccctaaaagAAGCCTTGAAGATCTCAACACATCGAACCAatgaaataagatttgaaagaattgaaaagtGAGATTAAGCTTCAAAGTCAAAAACACTTTCATCCACATATTCACAAAGCTCTTAGTGTCAAAACTTGTATCAATACCGAAGAGTTGCTAGATCTTAAATTTTCCACATGACTCTTTTCAGAGAGAATATAAGTAGAAGAAAAATCCTTTCTTCGATTTAGGTTCCTTGATAATACTTGTTGAAGGAGAAATCCTGGAGAATACTTGTGAATgggaagtccttgatacttggcTGATATAGTGAAAAATCTTTGTGAATACCAAAGCTAGAAGTAGCGTATTGATTTATGATGAACTAGGATAAATCTGGTGTGTGTTTTACTTGTTTTAGTTCTTATTCACTCATATATCTTATCCGTTGCACTATCTCTCTTTCGAAAAACTTttaaaaaactaatattcatTTTAAGGATCAATCATTCGAGATTctatttatcttttcaatgtaaaaaaatattgaattagtgctacaaacaaaaaattaacaaaCGAAAGCATAAATGTGTCATGCGTTACGTATGTTATGATGCCCACCCAAAACACAGACCCTAATTTTTCTTGACCGATTGGCCGACATCGAACCATCACCTCCTGCTATATAATCCTCATTTACATTCACTTTTCAGGTTCCATTTCATCTCCTTCAGCCAACAAAAATCCAAACCCTCACTCACTATGCCAGGATTAACCTGCAACGCTTGCAACACTGAGTTCATCGATGACGCCGACCAAAAACTCCATTACAAATCCGAGTGGCACCGCTACAATCTCAAACGCAAGGTccttattcttttcattttgttcATCGATTCATTCATTTATTTCGTTAATTTACTAGAAATTTGCATATCTTAAAccctaattttatatttttttgaatttttttttattgatggtTCAATCGACAAAAATGAAGAATATAAACATATGGTTGTGCTTAGAGTAACCAATGATAAATTATGTTATTTCAGTTTCTGATTTATCGTGTTTTTTGTTTTCTGATTTAGGGTTGTGGGTTAATTGGTAGGATATAAGAACTTTGAATCATAACTGTTTGGAATTTGATTAAGTAATTGTTGAGGATATAGTTTTTCGGGAGATTATTGCAATTACAGTGAGGATTTAAGCCAGTGTTGTCAAATTGTGATGGTCGGCGATCGCGGTGAGCCAAAATTCCGCTATTTAGCTGCAAATAGCGGGAATAGCGCGCTATTGTGGGCAATAGCGGCATCACGATTAGCCAAAATTCCGCGACGCTTGCACTGCTATTTGATAACGCTGATTTAAGCTTGTAAATTATTAGCTTTGAAAGCATTCTGTTGACGAATTTTCTGGTGGTTATGTTGTTTGAAGAACATGATTTGTTTCTAGATGATATTGAAATTACaggtttttttgtttgttttttaaaaatgaatagGTGGCTGGGGTTCCTGGGGTGACTGAAGCTCTGTTTCTGGCTAGACAAGCCGCTCTTGCTGAAGAGAAAGACAAAGCAAATGAAACCGCCATGCTCTATAGCTGTGGCCTCTGTGGGAAGGGTTATAAGAGTTCTAAGGCTCATGCTGAGCATCTTAAGTCACGTGGTCACTTGATGCGTGTTTCTGAAGGAACTAGTCAATCGGATGAGAAGGCAATAGTTAAGCCACTTCCACAACGTTCTGCGAATAGGCCTCCTCCGAGAAGAGAGGTACAGGTCTCTGAAGATGGAGAAAGTGAAGATGAATGGGAGGAGGTTGACCCAGAAGATGATTTGGTTGGCGATGCTGCGAAGTCCTTGACTGAAATGAATGTGGATGAGGatgctgacaatgatgatgatatggatgaagatgatgatgatactTTTGAGGAGTTAGATCCAGCTTGTTGCTTTATGTGCGATCAAGGGCACAACACAATAGAAAACTGCATGGTTCACATGCACAAGCACCATGGTTTCTTCATTCCAGATATTGAGTATTTGAAGGATCCAAAAGGCCTCCTCACTTATCTTGGCCTTAAGGTATATAATTTTGTCACTCCCCATCCCTAAAAGAAAATAGGTCCTAATTTCGCTAACATTTTCCCATTTTCTTTTCTAGGTCAAACGGGACTACATGTGTCTGTACTGCAATGACCGATGTTATCCTTTCAGCAGCTTGGAAGCAGTCAGGAAACATATGGTGGCAAAAAGTCACTGTAAAGTGCATTTTGGTGATGGAGATGATGAGGAGGAAGTAGAGTTAGAAGATTTCTACGATTACAGCAGcaggttagtttagttgctaCTGATTTATGTTGAATTTCTCATTATTTATAAGCATGTTTAGATCAAGTTTTCTTTTATCAAAAATCAATTATCTCACCACCCATATAAGCTTCCCTCCAGAATTGTTTTTGGCTATAGAATCGATTATACAAAACTTCGAAACATGCCCTTACCGGTAACTGGTTTGGGCTATTGATATTTGATATATGAAATCTCaaatattactatttttttttgcagTTATGTGGATGAGCAAGGTGAGCAGCTTGTTGTATCTGGTGATACAACCAACAACATAGAACTTTTTGGGGGGTCTGAGCTCGTAATCAGTAGGAAATCTGGTGATAAAACATCAACCAGAACACTAGGTTCACGTGAATTTTTGCGTTATTATCGTCAGAAACCACGGCCATCACCAGCAAATATGGCCATCACTGCTGCATTGGCTTCAAGGTTTGTCTTTTTAACCTTAACTCTTTTGTTGGTAATGCTAAGGGAAAACATTTGGTGTACCTCAAGTAAATCATAAATTCACATGGTAATTAGGAACTATCTATTTATTTTCAGGTACCGGAGCATGGGTTTGGCTACAGTCCAATCAAGGGAGCAAATTGTGAGGATGAAAGTTCTGAAACAAATGAGCAAGACTGGTGTGGAGAATATGCGCAGCAAAATGGGGATGAAGAGTAATGTCATTCGTAACCTGCCAAAGAATTGCACGTATTAGTTCTCTTGCTCTCTCTGCTGTTGCACTTATCAGTTTGAAATTTGGGCAGTTTTGTGTAATAGTTATCTAGCTACAAGCTCCCTCCCCTTCTTATTAAGCAGTTTACATTTCTTAATGAAGCGACTATATTTTGTCTTACAGAGATGTTTGAATATTCGCTTATTTATTTGCTGTTGAGTGTATCATGAGCAACCGGATGATAAAGGCTTGCTTTTGAGAGATGTTGGAATAATTAGATTTCTTTGGTTGATGCAAATTTTGGGGTactgaaaataaaataacaatgtTTTTTAAAGTATGGTTTGCTTTTCTTTTTGGGTGAGGGAGAGGATCGAAGAAAGGGTTTGTATATCCAACACAGTATTAATAACAGACTAGACTGACCGGTTTAATTGTTTGGGCTGTTGGTGGTTGACCAGTCGGCTATACAAACTGGGTTGAAAGGAGTGAGTGAGAACGGGAGCCTCCAAAGGTGGTTTGAGAGATGAGACATGGTGAAGATTGTCATTTTTAGAGATCTCCGTAGCAGTATCTTAGTTTGAAAGGAGTGAGTGAGAACGGGAGCCTCCAAAGGTGGTTTGAGAGATGAGACATGGTGAAGATTGTCATTTTTAGAGATCTCCGTAGCAGTATCTTAGTTTGAAAGGAGTGAGTGAGAACGGGAGCCTCCAAAGGTGGTTTGAGAGATGAGACATGGTGAAGATTGTCATTTTTAGAGATCTCCGTAGCAGTATCTTAGTTTGAAAGGAGTGAGTGAGAACGGGAGCCTCCAAAGGTGGTTTGAGAGATGAGACATGGTGAAGATTGTCATTTTTAGAGATCTCCGTAGCAGTATCTTAGTTTGAAAGGAGTGAGTGAGAACGGGAGCCTCCAAAGGTGGTTTGAGAGATGAGACATGGTGAAGATTGTCATTTTTAGAGATCTCCGTAGCAGTATCTTAGTTTGGGTTCTTAAGTTAGGAGTCAAACCTTATATTTTCAACCCATTAGAGAAAGCTGAGTggaagttcttagttcttaaaaataagatttGGCTTTTTGCGCAAACAACTTTTAAATTAAGGGAAAAACTTAGGTGCAGTTTTTTCTGTTCACCAATTAAAATTGAACATGTGGATTATTATTTTCTGTCATAAATATTAAAGTCTAATAAAACTGACACCGTCATTCCACCGTAAAAGGTTATTTTTCCTCTTTCCTTGTTCCACGTTCTCTAACTCTCTATTATGGGTCTACTGATTCTCAAACAACCAGATCAAACAAGAAATTGCTTCACCCACCGCACGgacaaaaaatgttttttgttcttctcttctctcaatcCCCTTTATAAATCACTCCTTTTCTCTTTCCCGATCTTAAACCTTAGTCTGTTGTGATGTTGGAGAATTTAATGAGGTCACAAAGCAGAAATTAATTTGTTGGGATGGTAACC is a window of Lotus japonicus ecotype B-129 chromosome 5, LjGifu_v1.2 DNA encoding:
- the LOC130719108 gene encoding cytoplasmic 60S subunit biogenesis factor REI1 homolog 1, whose amino-acid sequence is MPGLTCNACNTEFIDDADQKLHYKSEWHRYNLKRKVAGVPGVTEALFLARQAALAEEKDKANETAMLYSCGLCGKGYKSSKAHAEHLKSRGHLMRVSEGTSQSDEKAIVKPLPQRSANRPPPRREVQVSEDGESEDEWEEVDPEDDLVGDAAKSLTEMNVDEDADNDDDMDEDDDDTFEELDPACCFMCDQGHNTIENCMVHMHKHHGFFIPDIEYLKDPKGLLTYLGLKVKRDYMCLYCNDRCYPFSSLEAVRKHMVAKSHCKVHFGDGDDEEEVELEDFYDYSSSYVDEQGEQLVVSGDTTNNIELFGGSELVISRKSGDKTSTRTLGSREFLRYYRQKPRPSPANMAITAALASRYRSMGLATVQSREQIVRMKVLKQMSKTGVENMRSKMGMKSNVIRNLPKNCTY